In Mammaliicoccus sp. Marseille-Q6498, the genomic stretch TGTTGTTGAAAAAATGTTAGTAGCATTTATGCATATAGAATTTATATTGTTGATTATTCAATATTTTAGAAAGAATTATCACTTTTCCCTACAGTTCTTTATATATGTAGGTATTACAGCAGTGATCAGATTTATAATAGTAGAACACTATAATGCAGTAGAAACGATTATATTATCGTTAACTATAGTTGTATTAATTATAGGATTACATTTATTAAAAAGATTTTCATTAGATTAGATACAGTAAAAAGCACTTACTAAACCGCGATGGGTTAGTAAGTGCTTTTGTATTTATGCTTCTTCTTTTGCTTCTCGTTGTAGTTTTTCTTCCATATTTGAGTTTATCTTTTTAGCGCGTTTAAAGTAAATGCCTTCGAAGTAGCTTGTTGTTCCAAGTTTATAAAAGACAAGTGCGATTACAGCTATTACGATAAAGTCATATGGATAATGGATCCAGTTCATACCATTGAATTCTTTACTTCCTATAAAGGATAAGAATGCTAAAACAATGAGGTAAACGATAATCCAAATACTTCCGCCGATTTGTTTTTTAGTATTTTTCCAATTTTGTTTATATTCATAGAAGAAGTAAATTGGTAAACCTAGAATAATAATGAATATCACTTCTGCTGTTGTTGGCCACATTGCCCAATATATAGCGAGTGAAGCTAATACGAATGAGAATGGCGCCATGAATCCTAACATTTTTGCACGGAATGGTCTGTGCATATTAGGTGCCATTTTACGTAATGAGATTACGGTTGTTGGTCCTGTTAAATAAGCAACAAGTGTAGCTGTTGAAATAACACTTGCGAGTACAGCCCAATCTCGGAATAATGATACCATGATCATACTTACGATTGCGTTAAATACAATAGCCACACGTGGAATGTTGTATTTAGAATTCATTGAACCTAAGAATTTAGGAATATGTCCGTTTTTCTCCATTGCACGTAAAATACGACCTGTAATGGCTACGAATGATACGCCTGTACCAAATGGTGAAACAACGGCTTCTAAGTATAATAGAATAGATAACCAGTTTAAGCCTAGTAAGATTGCTAAGTTAGCGAATGGTGAATCAAAGTTGATTCCGCTCCAGCCACCATTTTTAGAAAGCATATCTGCTGGCATTGAAGTGATAAAAGTACTTTGCAATACGATGTATAATGCGGCACTTAATGTTAATGATATTAAAATACCACGATAAATATTTTTTTCAGGTTTCTGAATTTCAGATCCCATGTTGATGATTGTTTGGAACGCGTTAAATGAGAATATAATACCTGAAGCTGTTGTAGCAGCAAATATTGGTGCACTTCCGTATGGCATGAATTCGCCGATAGATGAACCATAATTTCCTGTATCAAATCCAGAAATCATTAACATAATAATTGTGATTAACGGAACACCTAGTTTAAAGAATGAAATTAAACTTGTGAATGAAGTTAAAAGTTTAACTGACCAATAATTTAATAATGAGAAAATGATAATAATGACGAATACTGCCATTAAACCAAGGTTACTTATACTACCATCGTGCATAAGTTGTCCTGTTGGTTTTGCCCATTCCCATGGCCATGAACTAATGTATTGAACTGCTGATACAGCTTCAATAGGGATGATTGTTACTAATGATACCCAGTTAGCCCACGCTGCAATGAAACCTAAAAGTGAACCGTGCGTATATTGAGCATAGTTACTCATGCCACCTGATTGTGGGAACATTGTACCGATTTCTATATAATTATATGCAATAGATCCTATAACGATAAAACCAATGATCCAAGAAATAATAGCTGCTGGTCCTGCTAAAGCAGACGCTTCCCAAGCACCGAATAGCCATCCTGAACCAATTAGGGAACCAAGTCCTAATAGTACGAGTTGTGTAAGGTTGATTTTCTTGTTTTGATTACTCATAAAAACACCTTTCGAATTTTAATAAACTAATTTTTGGTAATATTACGAGATAGTAAGGAATGTTTGTAACAGTCTTTACTAGTGTAATAATCGCCGAATTTTTTATATTTCTATACATCTTTTTTTGAAAAACATTATTAATTGTACACAAATATCGGCTTTAAATCAAGTTGACCGAAATGTATGAGCTTATATTTAACTAAAAAAAGCCACCGGATTTTAAAATCCAGTGGCCGTTTTTTTAGTTATAACTTACTTAAATATTCAATACCTTTTTGTTTATCGTATACTTTTTCCCATTTTGCTATAAATACTGTAGCAACTGAGTTACCTAATACGTTAACGCATGTTCTTAACATTTCTAATAGTCTATCTACACCAATAATTAAAGCTAGTCCTTCTGGGTTTAATCCCATAGAACCGAGTGTAGATAATAATACAACTATTGAAGCGCCTGGTACGCCTGCCATACCTTTAGAAGTTAACATTAATGTAATCATTAATATAATTTGTTCACCGATGCTTAAATGAACACCGTAAAGTTGTGCTACGAATAATGCAGCGATTGATTGGTACATCGCTGCACCGTCTAAATTAAATGAATAACCAGTTGGTATAACGAAAGATGATATTTCTTTAGGTACACCAAAGTGTTCCATTTTCTTCATAACAATCGGCAATACTGATTCAGAACTTGCTGTTGAGAAGGCAAGTAATAATTCATTTTTAAGCAATTTAATAATTTGAGTAATTCTTATACCACAGTAACGTGATACTAATCCTAAAACAACAATGATAAAGAAGAACATTGCTATGATCACGACTATACATAATTTAAGTAATGGAATAAGCGCTGTTAAACCAAATGTAATAATTGTTACTGTAATAAAAGCAAAAACGCCTATTGGTGCAAGTTTAAGAATTTTACTGATCATCCAGAATACAGCATCTAATGTAGCTGATAATACACTTTTAACAGGTTTAGCAGTATCTCCTAAAGAAGCAAGTGCTAGTCCAAAGAATACTGAGAAGAAGATGATTGGTAATAACTCTCCTTGAGCCAGTGCGTTAAATATATTTGTTGGTACAATGTTTACGATTGTATCGATTATATGATTTCCGTATGTAGTATGTTCTGCTTGATTCGCAGTTTGTTCGTATTTTGAAATATCCCCTTTAGGTAAAAGATCTGGATTTAAACCTTGACCAGGTTTGAAAATGTTACCAAATAATAAACCTAAAAATACTGCGAAACTCGTCATAATAATGAAGTAAAGTAATGTTTTCCAACCATATCTACCAATTGTTTTTGTGTCACCTACATTAGATATAGCTAATGACAATGAACAGAATATAATTGGTGCAATAATCATTTTGATTAAATTTAAAAATATATCCCCAAACGGTTGAATGTAGTTGATTGCTTTATCATTACCGTGCAAAATACTTCCGAGAATAATACCTAATATTAATGCAATAATAATTTGCATAGGCAAACTAATTTTCTTTATAATTCTCATAGTTGATCCCCTTTGTTTTTAAAAATTGATAACAAACATGGATGAATTATAACCTATATTAGAATATAAAATCAAATTAATATTTTAATATTGCAAAAAACTCAATAAAAACAAATATGCTTCCTACAAATTAACACTAAAAATGTGCGAATTTTGCAGGAAGCATATGATTTTAATACGTATTTAATTTTTAAATAAAACGATCCAATGTGAACTTTTCTTACATTAATGTTCTAATTTAGATTTCTTACGAGAGTAACCAAAGTAAACAGCAAAACCGATGATTAACCAAACGGCGAATCTCCACCAAGTATGCGGATTTAAATTTAAGATTAAAAATCCACAGAATAGAATAGCTAATATAGGTACTAATGGAACAGCAGGGCATTTGAATACTCTTTTAATATCTGGTTTCGTTTTTCTTAAAACAATAACCGATACGGAAACTAATATAAATGCACTTAGTGTACCGATGTTTACAAGTTCTGCTAAATGATCTAATGGAACAAGGCCACCTAAAATAGCAGCTATCAATCCGAAAATCCATGTCGCGATGAAAGGTGTATCGAATTTTTTATTTACTTTTGAGAATACTGGAGGAATTAATCCATCTCTAGACATCGCAAACATGATTCTTGTTTGACCATATAACATAACTAACATAACTGTTGTCATACCTAAAATAGCACCTAAATCTATAATGCCAGAAACCCAATTTTGTCCTGAAACTTTTAAAACAGCAGACACTGGGTGATCAATGTAATTTGAAAATTGTTTGAACGGCACAACGCCAGTCATAATTCCCGATACAATGACATATAGAACCGTACAAATACCTAATGAAAATAAAATACCCCTTGGTAAATTCTTAGAAGGATCAACTGTTTCCTCGGCACTTGAAGCAACCGCATCAAATCCTATAAATGCAAAGAACACTGTAGCTGCAGCTGTAAATATTCCAGAAAAACCATATGGCATAAATGGTGACCAGTTATCAGGTTTTACGTAAAAAATAGCTACAACAATAAATAACAATACGACAGCTGTTTTAATCACAACCATTAAATTATTAACACGCTTTGTTTCTTTAATCCCGATTGATAATAAAGCTGTAATAATCAAAACGATAATAAAAGCTGGTAAATTGAATATAGTCGTTTCTCCACCAACATGCGTTCCCGGTGCGCTTGTTAAAACCGTTGGAATATGAATACCAAAACCAGATAATAGCGATTGGAAATATCCCGACCAACCAACAGAAACGGTACTTACTGCTAATAAATATTCTAAAATCAAATCCCATCCAATAATAAAAGCAATAAGTTCTCCTAGCGTTGCATAAGAATAAGTATATGCAGAACCAGCCACAGGAACCATAGATGCAAATTCAGCATAGCATAAAGCAGCAAACGCACACGCTAAAGCAGCAATGACGAAAGAAATCATGAGTCCCGGTCCAGCTGTTAAAGCACCCGTTCCAGTTAAAACAAATATCCCAGTACCAATAATGGCACCAATACCTAACATTGTTAGGTCGAAAGTTTTAAGTTCTTTACGTAAAGAACTGTTCGTATTCATTAAAGAATGAATATCTTTTTTCCTTAATAGATCCATAAATCTTACCCCCAAATATTAAGATTTTATTATTATATACTAATCATGCGATTAAATAAACAAAATTTTCAGAAAATTATAAGGAAAATTTTAAAATCATACAATTTTGTGAAAAGTATATTGATAAAATAGGACGTTTATAGAATAATTGTGTAAATAGTAAAAAGGGGCGTGATTTTTTTTGGAGTGGAAAGAATATAATAAACAACAACTACCAAAAGCATTTACTGAAAGTTTGAAAAATGAACATGGAAAGTATAACTTAATGGAACGATTAACTTCATATATAAAGGAAGGTATTTACGAATCATATTACATAGCAGCAGTTTACAAAAATAGAAAAATAGTAGCACACATTGTACACACACCTCCATTTCCTATTCAAATAGCTGTATTGGAAAACGATCAAGCAATCATCCATTTTATAGCAGATCACTTTCGAGAATACGAAAATATAAACATGGGCATTGCCGGTGAACAAAATACAACAAAACAAATTGCGAGCAAACTTTATGACAAATGGTTTGAAAAAGATAGAGAAGGCGTATTCGTATGTCATGAAGTCACCAATGAATTTCAACAAGTACATGGCCAACCAGAAATTCCACAGCAAGAACATTTTTCTTTATTAAAAGATTGGTATCAAAAATCCACGATTGAAATGAACTTAGAAATCGAACTTAACCATAAAACTGAAAAAGAAAAAAATGACATGATCAATGAATGGATAGAAAAAGAAGCGGGTCAATTTCTAATTTACAATGACGTTCCAGTATCTTTCGTTAAATACGCAAAGGTCGGTGATTACTTCTCACACATAGGAAACGTATACACACCAAAAGAATATAGAAAAAACGGCTACGCAGCACGAAACGTAGCACTACTAACCAAAAAACTACTAGAAAAATTCGAATACACAACACTTTATACAGATTTGAACAACCCAACTTCAAACAAAATTTATAAAGAAATAGGATACAAACAAGTAGCAGAATTCAGTAAAATATTACCGGGGTAATTAAAAAGAATGTTATCAAATAAAAACGAAGCGCCATCTTTTAAAAGACGGCGCTTCGTTTCGGATTTCTAGTGTTTATTTATAATATTTTGCAACCAAAACAGCGCTAACTAGCTTGTTTTCAAATTCTTGCTAGTTACAGATTCTAACTAGCTTGTTTTTTATTTCTTGCTAGTTAGAGCTAAAAAGTCATGATTTCTAGTGTTTATTTACACTATTTTGCAATCAAAATAGCGCTAACTAGCTTGTTTTCAAACTCTTGCTAGTTACAGATTCTAACTAGCTTGTTTTTTATTTCTTGCTAGTTAGAGCTAAAAAGTCATGGTTTCTAGTGTTTATTTACATACTTCATTTTTTATCTTCTACTTTTCAACAATAAATATAAGAAGAATGGTGAGCCTATTAGTGCGGTGAATATACCTGCTGGGATTTCTTTTGGTAGGAATAGTGTTCTTCCTATTAAATCGCTATATAGTAAAATCATAGCACCGATCATGGAACTGTATAACATTCTATATCTGAATTGTTGTGCGCCCATTTTCATGGCGATGTGTGGTGCGATTAAGCCGACGAATTGTATACCGCCTACGTAACTCATAGATATTCCGATTAGGATACTCATGGATACCAATGCAATAATTGATATGTATTGGTATTGGTTACCTAATGCGTAAGATAGGTTTCTGCCTAAGTAATGTATATCAAATGAACGTGCGTAATATAGTAGTAGAGACATGACAATTAATAGTACGATGCCAATGATGATAACTTGGTTATATTCTGCTTGATGTACTGAACCTGTAATCCAAATTTGTGCTTGTGTGCTTCGTTTATTTGAAGTTAAGATTAAGAACATTACAACCGCGTGGCATAGTATATTAAAGCTAATACCTATTAATATGAGACGGTCACGTTTGTAATTTTTTCTTAACGCTAATATATATAGTAGAAACGTGACAATAAATGCACCTAACATTGAAAATATAGGTTGATATGCCATTGGTAATAATAGTGCTTCTGAGCTTGTTGTTAATATAATCAAGAAGAACAATGACCCTACATTTGCCCCTTGTGATATACCGATAACATCTGGAGAGGCTAAAGGATTTTTCGTGATGAATTGTAACACACACCCAGCAATTCCTAGGGCAGCGCCTGTTACGATAGCGAGTAAGACTCTCGGTAGTCTTAATGTATTTACAACGAGATTTGTATAAGGATCGCCTAATTTAAAGAGACCACTTAACACATCTTGTGGCGCAATAATACTATCCCCACAGATGAGCGTAATTAAAGTTGTTAACATAAGCATGATGATGAGTATGATGAGTTTTTTCATTCTGTTAACTCCTTACGCTTAAGAATTAAATAAATGAATATTGGCGTTCCGATTAACGCTGTCGTTATACCTACAGGGAGTTCTCTTGGCATAAGTAAATAACGACTTAAAATATCACTTAGTAATAGTAGACAACCACCTAAAATACCTGACAATGGAATGACGATGAAGTGATTGTGTGATTTGCAAATTAATTTCGCAACATGCGGTGTAATAAGCCCTATAAATGCGATAGGTCCAGCTAATGCTACTGCAGAACCACTTAATAATACAACAGCAATCATTGTGAATATTTTGATGGATAATATTTTCGCACCGAGTCCTTTTAAAGCATCATCACTTAACATATATAAATTGAGTGACTTAGACATAAAGATAGATAATACTAGCCCTATGAGAATGAATGGCCATAAATAGACTAAAATGTTAATGCTTTTATTAGCAACCGAGCCATTTAACCAATAAATAATTTCTTCTATAGCAGATTCGTTATATATTAACAATCCTTGTGTAACAGCCATACAAAAAGCACTAATGCTAGCACCGAATAAAGTAAATTCCATAGCGTTAAATGGTTTGAACGGTAATGTCGTTGCAAGAATAATTAAAGTTGCAATGATGATTGTACCGATAAAAGCCATAATAGCTAATTGAAGTCCACCGTTAATACCAAATCCGACTGTTGCAATGACAACCATCAAGCTTGCACCACTGTTAACGCCCATAATACCAGGACTTGCAAAAGGATTACGTGTAATGGTTTGGATCATTACACCACTAATACCCATTAAAACACCGACAACCCCGCCCAAAATTGCGCGAGGTAGTCTTAATTGT encodes the following:
- a CDS encoding iron ABC transporter permease is translated as MKKLIILIIMLMLTTLITLICGDSIIAPQDVLSGLFKLGDPYTNLVVNTLRLPRVLLAIVTGAALGIAGCVLQFITKNPLASPDVIGISQGANVGSLFFLIILTTSSEALLLPMAYQPIFSMLGAFIVTFLLYILALRKNYKRDRLILIGISFNILCHAVVMFLILTSNKRSTQAQIWITGSVHQAEYNQVIIIGIVLLIVMSLLLYYARSFDIHYLGRNLSYALGNQYQYISIIALVSMSILIGISMSYVGGIQFVGLIAPHIAMKMGAQQFRYRMLYSSMIGAMILLYSDLIGRTLFLPKEIPAGIFTALIGSPFFLYLLLKSRR
- a CDS encoding GNAT family N-acetyltransferase — encoded protein: MEWKEYNKQQLPKAFTESLKNEHGKYNLMERLTSYIKEGIYESYYIAAVYKNRKIVAHIVHTPPFPIQIAVLENDQAIIHFIADHFREYENINMGIAGEQNTTKQIASKLYDKWFEKDREGVFVCHEVTNEFQQVHGQPEIPQQEHFSLLKDWYQKSTIEMNLEIELNHKTEKEKNDMINEWIEKEAGQFLIYNDVPVSFVKYAKVGDYFSHIGNVYTPKEYRKNGYAARNVALLTKKLLEKFEYTTLYTDLNNPTSNKIYKEIGYKQVAEFSKILPG
- a CDS encoding cation:dicarboxylase symporter family transporter gives rise to the protein MRIIKKISLPMQIIIALILGIILGSILHGNDKAINYIQPFGDIFLNLIKMIIAPIIFCSLSLAISNVGDTKTIGRYGWKTLLYFIIMTSFAVFLGLLFGNIFKPGQGLNPDLLPKGDISKYEQTANQAEHTTYGNHIIDTIVNIVPTNIFNALAQGELLPIIFFSVFFGLALASLGDTAKPVKSVLSATLDAVFWMISKILKLAPIGVFAFITVTIITFGLTALIPLLKLCIVVIIAMFFFIIVVLGLVSRYCGIRITQIIKLLKNELLLAFSTASSESVLPIVMKKMEHFGVPKEISSFVIPTGYSFNLDGAAMYQSIAALFVAQLYGVHLSIGEQIILMITLMLTSKGMAGVPGASIVVLLSTLGSMGLNPEGLALIIGVDRLLEMLRTCVNVLGNSVATVFIAKWEKVYDKQKGIEYLSKL
- a CDS encoding iron ABC transporter permease, giving the protein MKNKYIWWIVGFTGLFILLFFLSMMLGYKHFSFLDMWKHYVSGETIKDQRVLTQLRLPRAILGGVVGVLMGISGVMIQTITRNPFASPGIMGVNSGASLMVVIATVGFGINGGLQLAIMAFIGTIIIATLIILATTLPFKPFNAMEFTLFGASISAFCMAVTQGLLIYNESAIEEIIYWLNGSVANKSINILVYLWPFILIGLVLSIFMSKSLNLYMLSDDALKGLGAKILSIKIFTMIAVVLLSGSAVALAGPIAFIGLITPHVAKLICKSHNHFIVIPLSGILGGCLLLLSDILSRYLLMPRELPVGITTALIGTPIFIYLILKRKELTE
- a CDS encoding APC family permease, with translation MSNQNKKINLTQLVLLGLGSLIGSGWLFGAWEASALAGPAAIISWIIGFIVIGSIAYNYIEIGTMFPQSGGMSNYAQYTHGSLLGFIAAWANWVSLVTIIPIEAVSAVQYISSWPWEWAKPTGQLMHDGSISNLGLMAVFVIIIIFSLLNYWSVKLLTSFTSLISFFKLGVPLITIIMLMISGFDTGNYGSSIGEFMPYGSAPIFAATTASGIIFSFNAFQTIINMGSEIQKPEKNIYRGILISLTLSAALYIVLQSTFITSMPADMLSKNGGWSGINFDSPFANLAILLGLNWLSILLYLEAVVSPFGTGVSFVAITGRILRAMEKNGHIPKFLGSMNSKYNIPRVAIVFNAIVSMIMVSLFRDWAVLASVISTATLVAYLTGPTTVISLRKMAPNMHRPFRAKMLGFMAPFSFVLASLAIYWAMWPTTAEVIFIIILGLPIYFFYEYKQNWKNTKKQIGGSIWIIVYLIVLAFLSFIGSKEFNGMNWIHYPYDFIVIAVIALVFYKLGTTSYFEGIYFKRAKKINSNMEEKLQREAKEEA
- a CDS encoding phosphate-starvation-inducible PsiE family protein — its product is MVANLANYNQKLIEVFTKFLFFCLNICIALLSLILLVFLFKECIEMIEAFISNKTVKYNYVVEKMLVAFMHIEFILLIIQYFRKNYHFSLQFFIYVGITAVIRFIIVEHYNAVETIILSLTIVVLIIGLHLLKRFSLD
- a CDS encoding amino acid transporter, with product MDLLRKKDIHSLMNTNSSLRKELKTFDLTMLGIGAIIGTGIFVLTGTGALTAGPGLMISFVIAALACAFAALCYAEFASMVPVAGSAYTYSYATLGELIAFIIGWDLILEYLLAVSTVSVGWSGYFQSLLSGFGIHIPTVLTSAPGTHVGGETTIFNLPAFIIVLIITALLSIGIKETKRVNNLMVVIKTAVVLLFIVVAIFYVKPDNWSPFMPYGFSGIFTAAATVFFAFIGFDAVASSAEETVDPSKNLPRGILFSLGICTVLYVIVSGIMTGVVPFKQFSNYIDHPVSAVLKVSGQNWVSGIIDLGAILGMTTVMLVMLYGQTRIMFAMSRDGLIPPVFSKVNKKFDTPFIATWIFGLIAAILGGLVPLDHLAELVNIGTLSAFILVSVSVIVLRKTKPDIKRVFKCPAVPLVPILAILFCGFLILNLNPHTWWRFAVWLIIGFAVYFGYSRKKSKLEH